One part of the Ornithodoros turicata isolate Travis chromosome 2, ASM3712646v1, whole genome shotgun sequence genome encodes these proteins:
- the LOC135384453 gene encoding uncharacterized protein LOC135384453, with product MEPKKKYGRYLWDLTCNVPARSRHRLKEKSAASNGNPPSPPRNIDTEHDIQGCSNFTAEAFPTNPVYNTADEEMPINSEPGPGRSESIPDPDCDDSDAEEELIRSPAGSGWNSPHSYSCPNSSDNSTSDGADVLPDKYSDLGQVLYSGSRITKAESMLLILGHILRHEDSKEATESLLKLVEAHLPRGTEFPTTKYTFFKHFGNTDVKRSRHFYCSSCYSHIGTLEEVTDVLCKKCKTELQVQDLVKSSSYFFFLDIAAQICDILKVTDLMPVQTSVSYDITNITNSIGYRKLPIGPDDVSLTFNTDGVPLFESSGVGIWPLLAQINELPYKDRAKKLLLVGLWFGPRKPPMNTFLLPFVQTMNTLSAAGVTWEDSNGHRRTTKVFPGPCTVDSVARCELMGMTQFNGKRGCNWWIPSEAPSQCFF from the exons ATGGAGCCGAAAAAGAAGTATGGTCGATATCTCTGGGACCTCACGTGCAACGTGCCGGCCCGTTCTCGACATCGATTAAAAGAAAAAAGCGCCGCTTCTAATGGAAATCCGCCATCTCCACCGCGGAACATAGACACTGAGCACGACATACAGGGGTGCTCTAATTTCACAGCTGAAGCGTTCCCTACGAATCCAGTGTACAATACTGCTGACGAGGAAATGCCCATAAACTCTGAACCAGGTCCGGGGCGTAGTGAAAGCATCCCTGATCCCGATTGTGACGATTCCGATGCCGAGGAGGAATTAATACGCTCTCCAGCCGGCAGCGGGTGGAACAGCCCACACAGCTACAgttgccctaactcttcagataACTCTACCTCTGATGGTGCAGATGTTCTACCAGATAAATACTCTGACCTG GGTCAAGTGCTCTATTCTGGCTCACGGATCACAAAGGCAGAAAGTATGCTTCTGATTCTGGGTCACATTCTACGTCATGAAGATTCAAAAGAGGCTACGGAAAGCCTTCTAAAGCTGGTTGAAGCCCATTTGCCACGAGGAACAGAGTTTCCAACTACCAAGTACACTTTCTTCAAACATTTTGGCAACACCGATGTCAAGAGGAGCAGACATTTCTATTGTAGCAGCTGCTACTCTCACATTGGAACACTAGAAGAAGTGACTGATGTGCTGTGCAAGAAATGCAAAACTGAGCTTCAAGTACAGGATCTTGTGAAGTCATCATCCTATTTCTTTTTCCTGGATATAGCTGCACAGATATGCGACATTTTGAAAGTGACTGATCTCATGCCTGTTCAAACATCTGTCTCATACGACATAACAAATATCACCAATAGCATTGGTTACAGGAAGCTACCCATTGGACCAGATGATGTCAGTTTGACTTTCAATACCGACGGTGTACCACTTTTCGAAAGTAGTGGCGTGGGGATTTGGCCCCTTCTGGCTCAAATCAATGAGCTACCATATAAAGACAGGGCCAAGAAACTACTTCTTGTTGGGCTATGGTTTGGCCCTAGAAAGCCACCAATGAACACTTTTTTGCTACCATTTGTACAAACGATGAACACACTTTCTGCAGCTGGTGTGACATGGGAAGATTCCAATGGCCACAGGAGGACCACAAAGGTTTTCCCTGGACCGTGCACAGTAGACAGTGTGGCACGATGTGAACTTATGGGCATGACTCAATTCAATGGAAAACGTGGCTGTAACTGGT GGATTCCCTCTGAGGCCCCCAGTCAGTGCTTTTTTTAG